The Treponema sp. J25 DNA window AAGCGGTGGATTATGAAAAACAAAAGGTAAATGCCGCCACCCTCTACGAAGGGATCCGGGAGATCGAAGTAGGGTCGGATGCTTTTACTGAACTCGTCCAGCAAATTCCCGGGCCATCGAAAGAAATTCTCCTCCCAAACCAGTATGTGTATTTTAAAGAACGGGGGGGAGAACGCACCTTTTTAGCCCGCTATGAAGGAAGTTCCCAGCAGCTCGTTCCCTGTGCTCTTTCGGAAGAACGGTGTTTTGGTATTATGCCCCGGAATGAACGGCAGCGGGCGGCCCTGGACCTGTTATTAAACCCCTCGATACCCTGTGTTACCCTTGTTGGGCGGGCAGGAACGGGGAAGACCCTCCTGGCGATCGCCGCGGCCCTCCACCTCATTCTGGATGAAAAAAAATATGAGCGGGTCCTTATTTCTCGCCCTATCGTTCCTTTGGGGAAGGATATCGGCTATTTACCGGGAGAAAAATCGGCCAAGCTCGCTACCTGGATGGAACCCATTTATGATAACCTGGAGTTCCTCCTTTCCCTGGGTAAACGGAGTACTATTAAAAACATGGACCAGCTTTTTAAAGAACGGCTCTTTGAGGTCGAGGCTATTACCTATATCAGAGGTCGCTCCTTGCCATCCCAATTTATCATTATCGATGAAGCCCAGAACCTGACGCCCCATGAAATTAAAACCATCGTTTCTCGGGTGGGCTATAACTCAAAAATCGTTCTTACCGGGGATCCCGACCAGATTGACAACATGTATCTGGATGCTAATTCAAATGGGTTGACGTATTTGGTAGAATCTTTTAAAGGGAATGCCCTTTTTGGTCATATTACCTTGTTTAAAACAGAACGGAGTGAACTGGCAGAACTGGCTGCCCGCTTGTTGTAATACGGGGGACCTATGATGGATGGGGGAGAGAAAAAAACAGCCCTGTTTCAGACGATGGTAGATACCGCCTGTGAGGGACTTACCCAGGTAGACGCCCGGGCAAAAATAGAACGCCTCAGGCAGATGGAGCAAACCCTTAAGGAATTGGAACAGGAGCTAACCGAAATTCTGGAATCACGATCACGAAAGGAAGACTGTAAAGATGAAGCAAAAGTGGAACGGTAATTCTCTTCTTTTCATGTTTTTTATTGGGGTCCTGACGTGGGGCCAGGGCCTATCTCTTTCTGCCAATACGGTGGTTTCTTTTGAAGGACTCGATCTTTCTTCCCAGGGAGAAATGCTCTTTCGGATC harbors:
- a CDS encoding PhoH family protein, translating into MSHVNSKVFVLDTNIFIHFPEAIESFRNSEIAIPLVVLEELDKLKTYSDQRGKNAREAIRYLNRAIRGGDVRKGVKLDNGSVLRVIFGGINHPPADLPLDTNDNRIILQAASLLSSGKMVFFVSKDINARVKATVLGLKAVDYEKQKVNAATLYEGIREIEVGSDAFTELVQQIPGPSKEILLPNQYVYFKERGGERTFLARYEGSSQQLVPCALSEERCFGIMPRNERQRAALDLLLNPSIPCVTLVGRAGTGKTLLAIAAALHLILDEKKYERVLISRPIVPLGKDIGYLPGEKSAKLATWMEPIYDNLEFLLSLGKRSTIKNMDQLFKERLFEVEAITYIRGRSLPSQFIIIDEAQNLTPHEIKTIVSRVGYNSKIVLTGDPDQIDNMYLDANSNGLTYLVESFKGNALFGHITLFKTERSELAELAARLL